Genomic window (Cyanobacteria bacterium GSL.Bin1):
TGCCATAAGCAGCGGGTCCCGGATATGCCCCTGCTGAAGCGGGTCCCACTCGATACCGTGATCCATCAAACTCAACAATCGAACCCCCTCCTGCAGCCACAGTATGAATTGCCATCATGGGGGTTTTCAGTCGCACTCCCGCAATTTCGGTTTCTAAACTGCGTTCGTATTCCCCGGCATAGTGGGCGACATCGGTAGAGGTTCCCCCCATATCAAAACTAATAATTTTGTCATAACCGGCAATGAGACTGGTTTTCACTGCCCCAACAATGCCCCCCGCCGGACCCGAGAGAATACTATCTTTTCCTTGGAATAATTGGGCATCAGCTAATCCGCCATTGGACTGCATAAACAGGAGTTGGGCGTTACTCTTTCCATGATTGAGGTTCAGCTTACTGGCAACTTGATCCACATAACGGCGCAAAATGGGGGAAAGATACGCATCCACCATTGTGGTATCCCCACGGCTGACGAGTTTCATTAAGGGGGTAACTTCGTGGGAAACCGAGATTTGGGTAAAGTTTAACTGACGAGCAATTTCAGCAATGGCTTTTTCCTGATGCGAATAACGATAGCCGTGCATCAAAACGATCGCGCAACTTCTAATCCCACTGTCATAAGCCTGTTGTAAGTCTTGCTTGACCTGTGCTTCATGAAGAGGCGTAATCACATTCCCCTTTGCATCCAACCGTTCTTCCACCTCAATCACTTGTTCATAGACCATTTCTGGCAGCACAATCTCACGGGCAAAAATATCAGGACGAT
Coding sequences:
- a CDS encoding 5-oxoprolinase; the protein is MAQQWQFWIDRGGTFTDIVAKGEDGTLLTHKLLSENPDHYQDAAIQGIRDILGLSPDQPLPTEQIQAVKMGTTVATNALLEHKGDRAVLLITKGFRDALRIGYQNRPDIFAREIVLPEMVYEQVIEVEERLDAKGNVITPLHEAQVKQDLQQAYDSGIRSCAIVLMHGYRYSHQEKAIAEIARQLNFTQISVSHEVTPLMKLVSRGDTTMVDAYLSPILRRYVDQVASKLNLNHGKSNAQLLFMQSNGGLADAQLFQGKDSILSGPAGGIVGAVKTSLIAGYDKIISFDMGGTSTDVAHYAGEYERSLETEIAGVRLKTPMMAIHTVAAGGGSIVEFDGSRYRVGPASAGAYPGPAAYG